ACTCTGGATGAGCGCCTAAGTCATTTGCAGCAACGGTAAAAGAAGAACGCGTACGCGTTGAAGTTTTTTCAAACAACAAGGCAATGTTTTTGCCCTCTAAATACTTATGGGGAATATTATTTTGTTTCAAATATTTAAAATGTGCTGCTAAATCAATGAGCGTTTCTAACTCTTTTTTTGTAAAATCAATTTCTTTAAGAAAAGATTTTCCTTGAAAATGTGAATGCATTACCTTGCCTCCAAAATCTTTTTATTTCTTACAATTTCTTTTTTAACATTCTCAACAGCTGTACCGCCTAACGAAGTGCGTCGGTTAACTGCTGTTTCAGACTGTAGTTTGTCGTAAATGTCTTCTTCTATTTGCGGGGCTACGGCTTGCAAATCAGATAGAGCCATTTTTTGTAATGGCGTTTTTGATTGAATACCAGTCAAAACCAATTGTCCCACAATTGCGTGGGCTTCACGGAATGGTACACCTTTAGTGGCCAAGTAATCCGCTAGTTCAGTCGCATTTGAAAAATCATCTTGTGTTGTAGCCAGCATACGTTCTTTATGAACCGTCAAGCCACTTAGCATACCCGTAAACACCTTAACAGAGGCTAGAACCGTATCCATCATATCAAAGACCTGTTCTTTATCCTCTTGCATATCTTTGTTGTAGGCTAGTGGTAATGACTTCATCGTTGTCAACAGACCCATTAATGCGCCATAACTTCTTCCTGTTTTTCCACGAACTAATTCAGCAAAATCAGCATTCTTTTTTTGTGGCATAATTGACGATCCGGTTGAAAAATCATCTGATAGTTCAATGTAGTTAAATTCGTAAGTTGACCACAAAATTAATTCTTCTGCCATTCTAGATAGATGCATCATTAATATAGCAGCGTTTGACAAGAATTCTAAAGCAAAATCACGATCTGACACAGCATCTAATGAGTTGTGATAAATACTGTCAAAACCCAGTTCTGAAGCAACAAATTCACGGTCAATCGGGAAAGTTGTCCCGGCTAATGCTGCTGCTCCTAACGGCAAAATGTCTGTATGCTTTTGATTGAATTCGAAACGTTCATAATCACGTTGAAACATCTCAAAGTATGCAAGAAGATAGTGACCATAAGTTATTGGCTGTGCATGTTGCAAATGCGTATACCCAGACATGATAGTTCCTGCATGAGTTGTCGCCAAAGTTAGCAACTCCTCTTGCAATTCAGTTAAAGATTCTAGAACGTGAGGCAAACGATGCTTGACCCATAAATGAAAATCAGTGGCCACTTGGTCATTACGAGAACGAGCAGTATGCAATTTCCCTGCAACCGGACCAATTTTTTCGGTCAATAATGATTCGATATTCATATGAATATCTTCGTTTTTAACGTCAAACTCAATTTTTCCAGCAATTAGTTCTTCATTGATGATTTTCAAACCAGCAGCGATTTTTTCTGATTCCTCCGTACTGATAATGCCTTGTTTGCCAAGCATTTTCGCATGTGCTATCGAACCTTCAATATCTTCAGCTGCCATTTTTTGATCGAAGTGAATTGAAGCACCAAATTCATCTACCCATTCTGCAGCTTTAGCAGTAAAACGACCACCCCATAATTTATCACTCATATTATTCATTACTCCCTTTATTGCCATCTACGTACACGAGCTAAGCTCGTATTTTTTATTTCACTGTGTTCTTTTTTGCTTGTGAATGGACATGATTGACTTGTTCATAAACCGTATTACTTAGTGTCCACAATTTGATAAATCCTACCGCAGATGCTTGATCAAATGATGATGCTGATGTATACGTTGCCAAATCTTCATCGTATAGTGAGTTGTGTTCAGATTGACGGGCAACCGCAGTGGCATTACCCTTAAACAATTTCATCTTAACCACACCATTGACATTTTGTTGTGTGCTATCAATAAAGGCCATTAAACTATCAAACAATGGCGATACCCACTTCGCTTCATAAACCAAATTAGCTAGCTGTTGTTCCACAATTGGCTTGAAATGAGCAACATCACGTTCGAGTGTCAAATCTTCCAAATCCTTATGTGCTGTCATCAATACAGCTGCAGCTGGTGCTTCATAAATTTCACGTGACTTAATACCAACCAAACGATTTTCAATATGATCGATACGGCCAATACCATGCTTTCCAGCAAGCTCATTAACCGCCACAATGAGCTTTTCTAATGACAATACTTCACCATTAAGCGCGACTGGCACACCAGCTTCGAAAGTAACATCAATAAATTCTGGTGTATCCGGCGCATCTTCAATGGCAGTAGTTAATGCAAAAGCATCTTCCGGTGCTTGATTCCATGGATTTTCTAAGATACCAGCTTCATTGGCACGTCCCCATAAATTCTCATCAATTGAGTATGGTGAATCTAAATCAATAGGTACCGGAACATCGTGTTCTTGTGCATATTGAATTTCTTCTTCACGTGACCACTGAAAATCACGAATGGGCGCTTCAATCTTCATGTCAGGGTCCAATGCATGAATTGCGGCTTCGAAACGTACTTGATCGTTACCATGACCCGTTGAGCCATGCGCAATCGCAACGGCATCATTTTCATGTGCGATGTCAACTAACTTTTTGATGATTAATGGACGAGACAAAGCTGATACCATTGGATATTCGCCTTCATACATCATGTTAGCTTTAATAACTGGTGCAACATATTTATCCGCAAATTCAGCTTTTGCATCAATAACAATTGATTGTTTGGCACCAACTTTTAGGGCTTTTGCTTGAATTTCATTTAAATTCTTGCCATGTTGTCCAACATCCAAAACAACTGCGATAACATCGTACCCTTTATCCTTTAACCAAGGAATGGCTACTGAAGTATCTAAACCGCCGGAGTATGCTAATACTAATGTGTCTGTCATAATTTTGCCCTCATCATTTTTCTTTAGCTATTCGATGATTATATATTAACTCCGTTTGGTTAAATATGCAATTATATTTCGTTTATATACAGTATAAAAGTGAATATATGCTAATTTATTGTATATTTAATAAAAAAAAGCAGATAAGATGTATTTATTCATCTTATTTGCTTTTTTAATTATAATGTTTATTCCCAAACTGGGCGCAATAAATGTGTCTGCTCTGGCTTAGGACCAACAGCGAAACTTAATAGATCAACTTCCAATAATTCAGAAATTCTATTCAAATAGTTCTGTGCATTAACTGGTAAGTCTTCAAACTTTGTGACACCAGTAATATCTTCTTCCCAACCAGGCAGAGTTTCAAAGTTAACATCTAATCCTTGGAACCAAGTATCTGATGCTGGGAAATGATGAATTTCTTCACCTTTATAAGTATATGATGTTGCAATCTTCACTTCTTTTAACCCAGATAAAACATCTAATGAATTAATAGCTAGTTTTGTTAGGCCAGATACTTGCACTGCATGACGCAATGCAACAACATCTAACCAGCCAATTCGGCGTGGGCGCTTTGTTACAACACCGTATTCATGGCCAATTTCACGAATATGGTCTGCTGTATCATTAAACAATTCTGTTGGAAATGGTCCCGAACCAACGCGTGATGTATAAGCTTTAATAACACCCACAACATCTTGAATTTGCTTTGGTCCCACACCCGCGCCATTCATAACGCCACCCGCAGTTGGATTTGAACTGGTAA
The Leuconostoc suionicum genome window above contains:
- the argH gene encoding argininosuccinate lyase yields the protein MSDKLWGGRFTAKAAEWVDEFGASIHFDQKMAAEDIEGSIAHAKMLGKQGIISTEESEKIAAGLKIINEELIAGKIEFDVKNEDIHMNIESLLTEKIGPVAGKLHTARSRNDQVATDFHLWVKHRLPHVLESLTELQEELLTLATTHAGTIMSGYTHLQHAQPITYGHYLLAYFEMFQRDYERFEFNQKHTDILPLGAAALAGTTFPIDREFVASELGFDSIYHNSLDAVSDRDFALEFLSNAAILMMHLSRMAEELILWSTYEFNYIELSDDFSTGSSIMPQKKNADFAELVRGKTGRSYGALMGLLTTMKSLPLAYNKDMQEDKEQVFDMMDTVLASVKVFTGMLSGLTVHKERMLATTQDDFSNATELADYLATKGVPFREAHAIVGQLVLTGIQSKTPLQKMALSDLQAVAPQIEEDIYDKLQSETAVNRRTSLGGTAVENVKKEIVRNKKILEAR
- a CDS encoding argininosuccinate synthase, encoding MTDTLVLAYSGGLDTSVAIPWLKDKGYDVIAVVLDVGQHGKNLNEIQAKALKVGAKQSIVIDAKAEFADKYVAPVIKANMMYEGEYPMVSALSRPLIIKKLVDIAHENDAVAIAHGSTGHGNDQVRFEAAIHALDPDMKIEAPIRDFQWSREEEIQYAQEHDVPVPIDLDSPYSIDENLWGRANEAGILENPWNQAPEDAFALTTAIEDAPDTPEFIDVTFEAGVPVALNGEVLSLEKLIVAVNELAGKHGIGRIDHIENRLVGIKSREIYEAPAAAVLMTAHKDLEDLTLERDVAHFKPIVEQQLANLVYEAKWVSPLFDSLMAFIDSTQQNVNGVVKMKLFKGNATAVARQSEHNSLYDEDLATYTSASSFDQASAVGFIKLWTLSNTVYEQVNHVHSQAKKNTVK